One Streptomyces dangxiongensis genomic window, ACCCGTCATGGGGAACACAGAGGTACGGGTACGGGGGCTGGCCGCCCGCGCCGGCGGCTGGAGCGCCCGGCACCGCTGGGCCGCCGTCGGCATATGGGTGCTGTTCGTCGTCCTGGCGATGGGGCTGGGCTCGGCGGCGGGCCGGACCGACGTCGACGAGAACGATCAGCTCAAGGGCGAGACGCACACCGCCGCGGAGATCATCGACGACGCCGGGATCAAGGAGCCGGCCTCCGAGACCGTGCTGATCCAGTCGGAGGACGGCTCCGTCGGGGCCACCGGCGGCGAGTTCCGCACGGCCGTCACCGATGTCGTCAAGGCCCTCGACGGCACCGGCAGGGTCACGGACGTGACCTCGCCGTACGACACGCACACCATCTCCCGTGACGGCCACAGCGCCCTGGTGCGGTTCGACCTGCGCGGTGACGCCGAGACCGCCGCCGACCGGATCGAGCCGGTCCTGAACGCCGTCGCCGGGGTGCGCGCGCACCACGGCTCGCTGCGGATCGAGGAGATCGGCGGCGCCAGCATGCAGAAGCAGTACAAGGACGCCTTCGGGAACGACTTCCAGCAGGCCGAGTACTCGGCGGTGCCGGTGGCACTCGGCATCCTGCTGATCGCGTTCGGCGCCCTGGTGGCCGCGCTGCTGCCGGTGGCCCTGGCGGTCACCGCGATCATGGCGACGATGGGCCTGATGGGCCTGGTCAGTCACCTGCAGCCGATGAGCGACACCGCCAACTCCGTGATGCTGCTGGTCGGCATGGCCGTCGGCGTCGACTACTGCCTGTTCTACCTGCGCCGCGAGCGCGAGGAACGGGCCGCCGGGCGGGACCCGGGCACCGCCCTCAGGATCGCCGCGGCCACCAGCGGCCGGGCAGTCATCGTCTCCGGTGTCACCGTGTGCGTGGCGATGGCGGGCATGCTGTTCACCGGGCTCGCCGAGTTCGAGGCGATGGGCCTGGCCTCGCTGATGGTCGTGGCCGTCGCCATGGTCGGGTCGGTGACCGTGCTGCCGGCGCTGCTGTCGCTGCTCGGCGGGCGGGTCGAGAAGGGGCGGCTGCCGTTCCCGGATCGCCGGCGCCCGCGGCGGGGCACCACGGACGGCGGCAGCCGGTTCTGGACGGCCGTACTGCGCGGCGTGCTGGCCAGGCCGCTGGTCTCGGTCCTCGTCGCGGCCGGCGCGCTCCTCGCGGTCGCCGCGCCGGCGCTCGGCATGAAGACCCAGCAGCTCACCCTGGACCAGGAGTTCGGCGACTCGCTGCCCATCGTGCAGACGTACAACCGTGTCAACGACGCCTTCCCGGGCGGCACCGCGCCGGCCCAGGTCGTTGTCAGGGCCAAGGACATCGACAGCCCCGGGGTGCGGCGGGCCCTGGCCGACTTCAGGAAGCGGGCGGTCACCTCGGGCGCCTCGCACGGCCCGGTCGACGTCAAGGTGTACGGCGCGCGGAACGTCGCCCTGGTCTCCGTGCCGCTGGTCGGCGGCTCCGACCTGGACCGGGCGACGACGAGTTTGGTGACGCTGCGCGACGAGGTGCGGCCCGCCACGCTCGGCAGGGTCGAGGGCGTGCAGGCGCCGGTGACCGGGCAGGTCGCGGGCAACCACGACTTCAACGACCAGCTAATGGGCTCGGTCGTCCCGGTCTTCGCGTTCGTGGTCGTCTTCGCCTTCCTGCTGATGCTGCTGTCGTTCCGCTCGCTGACCGTCGCGATCACGTCGATCGTGCTCAACCTGCTGTCGGTGGCCGCCGCCTACGGCATCCTCGTCGCCGTCTTCCAGCACGGCTGGGGTGCTTCCCTGGTGGGCGCGGAGGGCGTCGGCGCGATCGTGACCTGGCTGCCGCTGTTCCTCTTCGTCATCCTGTTCGGACTGTCCATGGACTACCACGTGTTCGTGGTGTCCCGGATCCGCGAGGCCCGTATGAGGGGCCTCGCGACGAAGGACGCGATCCGGCACGGGGTGGTCACCACGGCCGGGGTGGTCACCAGTGCCGCCGTCATCATGGTCGCCGTCTTCGCGATCTTCGGCACGCTGTCCATGCAGTCGATGAAGCAGATGGGCGTGGGCCTGGCCGCGGCCGTGCTCATCGACGCGACGGTCATCCGAGGGGTGCTGCTGCCGGCGGTGATGGCGCTGCTCGGCGAGCGCAACTGGTACCTGCCGAAGTGGCTGCACCGGCTGCCGGACCTGACCCACGACGAGGTGCCGGAGGCGGTCGCGACGCCGGTGCCCGACCGGGGCGAGCGGCTGACCGTCTGATTCCGCCCGTGGCCGCGCGGCTTCCCCACTGCGACCTGCCTCTGACGGGTCCCCGCTAAGGGCGGCGGCCGGGCAGTTCGGCCTCGATGAGGTCCGCGGCCCGCCGGGTGCCGCCCTCCCGGACCGTCTGTGCCCGGATCTCCGCCAGGCGGCGCGCGACCTCGGGATCGTCCACGAGGGCGAGCGCGGCCTCGCGGAGCCGCTCGGCGGTGGCCTGCTCGGCCGGCAGGTGCCGGGCGACGC contains:
- a CDS encoding MMPL family transporter; this translates as MGNTEVRVRGLAARAGGWSARHRWAAVGIWVLFVVLAMGLGSAAGRTDVDENDQLKGETHTAAEIIDDAGIKEPASETVLIQSEDGSVGATGGEFRTAVTDVVKALDGTGRVTDVTSPYDTHTISRDGHSALVRFDLRGDAETAADRIEPVLNAVAGVRAHHGSLRIEEIGGASMQKQYKDAFGNDFQQAEYSAVPVALGILLIAFGALVAALLPVALAVTAIMATMGLMGLVSHLQPMSDTANSVMLLVGMAVGVDYCLFYLRREREERAAGRDPGTALRIAAATSGRAVIVSGVTVCVAMAGMLFTGLAEFEAMGLASLMVVAVAMVGSVTVLPALLSLLGGRVEKGRLPFPDRRRPRRGTTDGGSRFWTAVLRGVLARPLVSVLVAAGALLAVAAPALGMKTQQLTLDQEFGDSLPIVQTYNRVNDAFPGGTAPAQVVVRAKDIDSPGVRRALADFRKRAVTSGASHGPVDVKVYGARNVALVSVPLVGGSDLDRATTSLVTLRDEVRPATLGRVEGVQAPVTGQVAGNHDFNDQLMGSVVPVFAFVVVFAFLLMLLSFRSLTVAITSIVLNLLSVAAAYGILVAVFQHGWGASLVGAEGVGAIVTWLPLFLFVILFGLSMDYHVFVVSRIREARMRGLATKDAIRHGVVTTAGVVTSAAVIMVAVFAIFGTLSMQSMKQMGVGLAAAVLIDATVIRGVLLPAVMALLGERNWYLPKWLHRLPDLTHDEVPEAVATPVPDRGERLTV